One window of the Eucalyptus grandis isolate ANBG69807.140 chromosome 8, ASM1654582v1, whole genome shotgun sequence genome contains the following:
- the LOC104414385 gene encoding uncharacterized protein LOC104414385 isoform X2 yields MAQTMDSMPPAKSSDASPDDADERDDLPSSAKEGAVKWKKRRRRGKRKREDRDRPPPSPPSPPSSSSSSRDPLEVFGADLMVMILNNLDARSVALSLLVSRAWHRVASSDRLWSRKTRITKYDLCDHAWEFHFSKAAPEYWRNLDAYWKGTGPPMHRYFHLDGSQSADPGDKVWGGHECCYSIVTSFIDDGKIREHYVRINRWPHMSVYRKQDWSWEMSNGVFFYASVPDADKLGGTGPLFPVVCGL; encoded by the exons ATGGCGCAGACGATGGACAGCATGCCGCCAGCGAAGAGCAGCGACGCCTCGCCGGACGACGCCGACGAGCGGGACGACTTGCCGTCGTCCGCCAAGGAAGGCGCCGTGAagtggaagaagaggaggaggagggggaagagGAAGCGCGAGGATCGGGATcgtccgccgccgtcgccgccgtcgccgccgtcgtcgtcgtcgtcgtctcgcGATCCTCTGGAGGTGTTCGGTGCGGACCTCATGGTGATGATACTGAACAACCTCGACGCACGCAGCGTGGCACTATCTCTGCTCGTCTCTCGCGCGTGGCACCGCGTTGCCTCCAGCGACCGGCTCTGGAGCCGTAAG ACCCGTATCACAAAGTATGATCTCTGTGATCATGCATGGGAGTTCCATTTCAGTAAG GCCGCACCTGAGTATTGGCGAAATCTAGATGCCTATTGGAAAGGCACTGGCCCTCCAATGCACCGGTACTTCCATCTGGACGGTAGCCAAAGTGCAGATCCTGGCGACAAGGTGTGGGGAGGCCATGAATGCTGTTATTCCATAGTCACTAGCTTCATTGATGATGGGAAGATTAGGGAACACTACGTGAGGATTAATCGCTGGCCCCATATGTCTGTCTATAGGAAGCAGGACTGGAGCTGGGAAATGTCAAATGGTGTCTTCTTCTACGCCAGTGTGCCTGATGCTGATAAGCTCGGTGGGACTGGACCTCTGTTTCCAGTCGTGTGTGGTCTGTAG
- the LOC104414385 gene encoding uncharacterized protein LOC104414385 isoform X1 codes for MAQTMDSMPPAKSSDASPDDADERDDLPSSAKEGAVKWKKRRRRGKRKREDRDRPPPSPPSPPSSSSSSRDPLEVFGADLMVMILNNLDARSVALSLLVSRAWHRVASSDRLWSRKCEELWSGKAHIPRISQVHGLSKLTAYSLSVMDGKRTRITKYDLCDHAWEFHFSKAAPEYWRNLDAYWKGTGPPMHRYFHLDGSQSADPGDKVWGGHECCYSIVTSFIDDGKIREHYVRINRWPHMSVYRKQDWSWEMSNGVFFYASVPDADKLGGTGPLFPVVCGL; via the exons ATGGCGCAGACGATGGACAGCATGCCGCCAGCGAAGAGCAGCGACGCCTCGCCGGACGACGCCGACGAGCGGGACGACTTGCCGTCGTCCGCCAAGGAAGGCGCCGTGAagtggaagaagaggaggaggagggggaagagGAAGCGCGAGGATCGGGATcgtccgccgccgtcgccgccgtcgccgccgtcgtcgtcgtcgtcgtctcgcGATCCTCTGGAGGTGTTCGGTGCGGACCTCATGGTGATGATACTGAACAACCTCGACGCACGCAGCGTGGCACTATCTCTGCTCGTCTCTCGCGCGTGGCACCGCGTTGCCTCCAGCGACCGGCTCTGGAGCCGTAAG TGTGAGGAATTGTGGTCTGGCAAAGCACACATACCTAGAATATCCCAAGTTCATGGACTATCGAAGTTGACTGCTTATTCCTTATCTGTTATGGATGGCAAACgt ACCCGTATCACAAAGTATGATCTCTGTGATCATGCATGGGAGTTCCATTTCAGTAAG GCCGCACCTGAGTATTGGCGAAATCTAGATGCCTATTGGAAAGGCACTGGCCCTCCAATGCACCGGTACTTCCATCTGGACGGTAGCCAAAGTGCAGATCCTGGCGACAAGGTGTGGGGAGGCCATGAATGCTGTTATTCCATAGTCACTAGCTTCATTGATGATGGGAAGATTAGGGAACACTACGTGAGGATTAATCGCTGGCCCCATATGTCTGTCTATAGGAAGCAGGACTGGAGCTGGGAAATGTCAAATGGTGTCTTCTTCTACGCCAGTGTGCCTGATGCTGATAAGCTCGGTGGGACTGGACCTCTGTTTCCAGTCGTGTGTGGTCTGTAG
- the LOC104414385 gene encoding uncharacterized protein LOC104414385 isoform X3, translated as MAQTMDSMPPAKSSDASPDDADERDDLPSSAKEGAVKWKKRRRRGKRKREDRDRPPPSPPSPPSSSSSSRDPLEVFGADLMVMILNNLDARSVALSLLVSRAWHRVASSDRLWSRKCEELWSGKAHIPRISQVHGLSKLTAYSLSVMDGKRTRITKYDLCDHAWEFHFSKAAPEYWRNLDAYWKGTGPPMHRYFHLDGSQSADPGDKEAGLELGNVKWCLLLRQCA; from the exons ATGGCGCAGACGATGGACAGCATGCCGCCAGCGAAGAGCAGCGACGCCTCGCCGGACGACGCCGACGAGCGGGACGACTTGCCGTCGTCCGCCAAGGAAGGCGCCGTGAagtggaagaagaggaggaggagggggaagagGAAGCGCGAGGATCGGGATcgtccgccgccgtcgccgccgtcgccgccgtcgtcgtcgtcgtcgtctcgcGATCCTCTGGAGGTGTTCGGTGCGGACCTCATGGTGATGATACTGAACAACCTCGACGCACGCAGCGTGGCACTATCTCTGCTCGTCTCTCGCGCGTGGCACCGCGTTGCCTCCAGCGACCGGCTCTGGAGCCGTAAG TGTGAGGAATTGTGGTCTGGCAAAGCACACATACCTAGAATATCCCAAGTTCATGGACTATCGAAGTTGACTGCTTATTCCTTATCTGTTATGGATGGCAAACgt ACCCGTATCACAAAGTATGATCTCTGTGATCATGCATGGGAGTTCCATTTCAGTAAG GCCGCACCTGAGTATTGGCGAAATCTAGATGCCTATTGGAAAGGCACTGGCCCTCCAATGCACCGGTACTTCCATCTGGACGGTAGCCAAAGTGCAGATCCTGGCGACAAG GAAGCAGGACTGGAGCTGGGAAATGTCAAATGGTGTCTTCTTCTACGCCAGTGTGCCTGA
- the LOC120287758 gene encoding NADH dehydrogenase [ubiquinone] 1 alpha subcomplex subunit 13-B-like, translating into MTEAMIRKKPGMVSVKDMPVLQDGPPPGGFAPVRYARRIPNTGPSATAIFLAAFGAFSWGMYQVGQGNKIRRALKEEKYAARRAILPVLQAEEDERFVKEWKKYLEYEAEVMKDVPGWKVGESVYHSGRWVPPSTGELRLMFGDLVACGRLSVVMKSSVLRSATFLVICLFCWLTNK; encoded by the exons ATGACGGAGGCGATGATAAGGAAGAAGCCGGGCATGGTGAGCGTGAAGGACATGCCCGTCCTTCAAGACGGCCCGCCGCCGGGTGGGTTCGCTCCGGTCCGGTACGCCCGCCGGATCCCCAACACCGGCCCCAGCGCCACGGCCATCTTCTTGGCCGCCTTCGGCGCCTTCTCTTGGGGCATGTACCAGGTCGGCCAGGGCAACAAGATCCGCAG GGCactgaaggaagaaaaatatgctGCGCGGAGAGCCATATTACCTGTGCTGCAAGCTGAAGAGGACGAAAG ATTTGTCAAAGAGTGGAAAAAGTATCTTGAGTATGAGGCTGAAGTCATGAAGGATGTTCCTGGTTGGAAAGTCGGTGAGAGTGTCTACCACTCTGGGCGGTGGGTGCCCCCATCAACTGGTGAGCTGCGCCTGATGTTTGGTGATCTCGTCGCGTGTGGCCGCTTGTCAGTTGTCATGAAGTCATCTGTTCTCCGCAGTGCGACTTTTCTAGTGATCTGCTTATTTTGCTGgctcacaaataaataa
- the LOC120287216 gene encoding alanine and glycine-rich protein-like, whose product MASGRAQVASYAEMWRNFRRRAAQARASGRRSKGGGARWLGDRFWHRGRVLVRRSAGLPPPPPPVAVAQARQPCRRRPAVAAVVWRRRAAAAPAGGPVGEATDQHQWWPEPAVGGAGGAGTCGAARPRGGAQRPAALAQLATAAAAEKRPAAGGSAGSGVAAATAAGDRRAARRRPATGAAAATVGGGGGGGSGG is encoded by the exons ATGGCGTCGGGCAGAGCGCAGGTTGCTAGCTACGCGGAGATGTGGCGGAACTTCAGACGGAGAGCAGCGCAAGCGAGGGCTTCTGGGCGTCGAAGCAAAGGCGGAGGAGCGCGGTGGCTCGGCGATCGGTTCTGGCATCGTGGAAGGGTGCTCGTGAGGAGGTCCG CCGGAttgccgccacctccgccgccggtcgccgtcgCCCAAGCCCGCCAAccttgccgccgccggccggccgTGGCGGCGGTCGTctggcggcggcgggcggcggcagcACCGGCGGGAGGTCCGGTAGGGGAAGCAACAGACCAGCATCAGTGGTGGCCGGAGCCGGCGGTCGGTGGTGCGGGCGGGGCGGGGACTTGCGGCGCGGCGCGGCCGCGCGGCGGCGCGCAGCGGCCGGCGGCCTTGGCCCAGCTGGCGACAGCGGCGGCAGCGGAGAAgcggccggcggccggcggcagCGCCGGCAGCGGCGTAGCGGCAGCgacggcggccggcgaccggcgcgCCGCGCGGCGGCGACCAGCGAccggagcggcggcggcgaccgtcggcggtggcggtggcggtggctcCGGCGGTTGA
- the LOC104414388 gene encoding chaperonin CPN60-2, mitochondrial: protein MYRFASSLASKARIARNSAHQIGSRASWARNYAAKDIKFGVEARALMLKGVEDLADAVKVTMGPKGRNVVIEQSFGAPKVTKDGVTVAKSVEFKDRIKNVGASLVKQVANATNDVAGDGTTCATVLTRAIFTEGCKSVAAGMNAMDLRRGITLAVDAVVTNLKSRARMISTSEEIAQVGTISSNGEREIGELIAKAMEKVGKEGVITISDGKTLYNELEVVEGMKLDRGYISPYFITNQKNQKCELEDPLILIHEKKISSINAVVKVLELALKRQRPLLIVAEDVESDALATLILNKLRAGIKVCAIKAPGFGENRKAGLQDLASLTGGELITEELGMNLEKVDLEMLGSCKKVTVSKDDTIILDGAGDKKSIEERCEQIRSAIELSTSDYDKEKLQERLAKLSGGVAVLKIGGASEAEVGEKKDRVTDALNATKAAVEEGIVPGGGVALLYASKELDKLQTANFDQKIGVQIIQNALKTPVHTIASNAGVEGAVVVGKLLEQDNPDLGYDAAKGDYVDMVKSGIIDPLKVIRTALVDAASVSSLLTTTEAVVVELPKDDKEGASMPPGMGGMDY from the exons ATGTATCGCTTCGCTTCGAGCCTTGCTTCCAAAGCCAG GATTGCGAGGAACAGTGCTCACCAG ATTGGAAGCAGAGCAAGCTGGGCTAGGAATTATGCTGCCAAAGACATCAAATTTGGGGTCGAGGCGCGTGCCTTGATGCTTAAGGGTGTGGAAGACCTTGCAGATGCTGTGAAGGTCACTATGGGCCCGAAG GGTCGTAATGTGGTGATTGAGCAAAGCTTTGGTGCTCCCAAGGTGACAAAGGATGGTGTTACTGTGGCAAAGAGCGTTGAGTTCAAGGACAGAATTAAAAACGTTGGTGCTAGTCTCGTGAAGCAGGTTGCAAATGCAACCAATGATGTCGCTGGAGATG GCACCACATGCGCTACAGTCCTCACACGAGCAATATTCACCGAGGGATGCAAGTCAGTTGCAGCTGGGAtgaatgcaatggacttgagacgTGGGATCACCCTGGCAGTTGATGCAgttgtaacaaatttaaaaagcaGGGCACGGATGATCAGCACATCAGAGGAGATTGCACAG GTTGGAACAATATCATCTAATGGTGAGCGGGAAATTGGTGAATTGATCGCAAAGGCCATGGAAAAAGTTGGCAAAGAGGGTGTTATCACAATCTCT GATGGAAAGACATTATACAATGAACTAGAGGTTGTTGAGGGCATGAAGCTGGATAGAGGTTACATTTCCCCTTATTTCATTACCAATCAGAAGAATCAGAAATGT GAGTTAGAAGATCCCCTCATACTCATCCATGAGAAGAAAATTTCTAGTATAAATGCGGTTGTAAAAGTTTTAGAGTTGGCACTAAAG AGACAAAGACCCTTACTAATTGTTGCTGAGGATGTTGAAAGTGATGCCTTGGCAACTCTTATCCTAAATAAGCTTCGCGCTGGTATCAAG GTTTGTGCTATTAAGGCCCCTGGTTTTGGAGAGAACAGGAAAGCTGGTCTACAGGATCTCGCCAGTCTTACTGGTGGTGAA TTAATAACTGAAGAGCTGGGGATGAACCTAGAGAAGGTGGATCTTGAGATGCTTGGATCTTGCAAGAAG GTCACGGTGTCTAAAGATGACACAATTATCCTTGATGGTGCTGGTGACAAGAAGTCCATAGAGGAGAGATGTGAACAG ATTAGGTCCGCAATTGAGTTGAGCACTTCAGACTATGATAAAGAGAAATTGCAGGAGAGATTGGCTAAACTATCCGGTGGTGTGGCTGTCTTGAAG ATTGGGGGAGCTAGTGAAGCAGAAGTAGGTGAGAAGAAGGATAGGGTTACAGATGCCTTGAATGCCACTAAGGCAGCTGTAGAAGAGGGTATAGTACCAG GTGGGGGTGTTGCTCTTCTTTATGCATCGAAAGAGTTGGACAAATTGCAGACTGCCAACTTTGATCAGAAGATTGGTGTCCAGATTATTCAGAATGCATTGAAG ACACCTGTGCATACCATTGCTTCCAATGCCGGCGTTGAGGGAGCTGTTGTTGTAGGGAAGCTCTTGGAGCAGGATAACCCTGACCTAGGATATGATGCAGCAAAAG GTGACTATGTTGATATGGTGAAATCTGGAATTATCGATCCACTGAAAGTTATCAGGACTGCTTTGGTTGATGCTGCCAG TGTATCGTCCTTGTTGACGACGACTGAAGCAGTTGTGGTTGAACTCCCTAAGGACGATAAGGAGGGTGCATCAATGCCTCCTGGCATGGGCGGCATGGACTATTAG